The following coding sequences lie in one Pseudomonas sp. SL4(2022) genomic window:
- a CDS encoding methyl-accepting chemotaxis protein: MEITVKNVDTQHRETEQVAAAVEEMSATTNEIARTTNEASQVADAVRDKVREGQNIAQNTQKIIEQLATEVEQAAEVISGLMAETNNIGQVTDTIQSIAEQTNLLALNAAIEAARAGDSGRGFAVVADEVRSLAKRTRDSTVDIQGLVQRLQEQANKAVNSMASGKRSTSLCFEKVVETTKAFDDVSTAVDGISDLNTQVAAASEQQAFVSQEINNTLLRITHIAQQTADGARETSDASEKIAKRLIDLHTNINIFKTS, from the coding sequence ATGGAGATTACCGTTAAGAACGTAGATACACAGCATCGTGAAACGGAGCAAGTGGCAGCGGCTGTTGAAGAAATGAGCGCCACCACTAATGAGATTGCCAGAACTACCAACGAAGCCAGTCAGGTAGCCGACGCAGTTCGAGATAAAGTTCGTGAAGGCCAGAATATTGCTCAGAACACACAAAAAATCATAGAACAGCTGGCCACTGAGGTAGAGCAGGCGGCCGAAGTTATTTCAGGTTTAATGGCGGAAACCAACAATATTGGCCAAGTGACGGATACCATACAGTCCATCGCCGAGCAAACTAACCTACTGGCCCTGAATGCTGCCATTGAAGCCGCTAGGGCGGGTGACAGCGGGCGCGGGTTTGCTGTAGTGGCTGACGAAGTGCGCTCTCTTGCAAAACGCACAAGAGATTCAACTGTGGATATTCAGGGGTTGGTGCAGCGACTGCAAGAGCAAGCCAATAAAGCTGTTAATAGCATGGCCAGCGGTAAAAGAAGTACTTCCCTGTGCTTTGAAAAAGTCGTTGAGACTACCAAAGCGTTTGACGATGTATCGACTGCCGTTGATGGGATTTCTGATCTAAATACGCAAGTTGCTGCGGCGTCAGAGCAGCAGGCTTTCGTGTCTCAAGAGATCAACAACACGCTGTTGAGAATAACCCATATTGCTCAGCAAACCGCCGACGGTGCCCGAGAGACTTCTGATGCCAGTGAAAAAATTGCCAAGCGTTTGATTGATTTGCATACCAATATCAACATTTTCAAAACTTCGTAA
- a CDS encoding thiolase family protein, translating into MREVVIVDSVRTGLAKSFRGKFNLTRPDDMAAHCVNALLARTGIDPALVDDCIVGAGSNEGAQGMNIGRNVAVLSGLGTNVAGMTLNRFCSSGLQAIAIAANQVASGCSDVIVAGGVESITMTLKSMNTQNLFNPVLQKDLPGIYYPMGQTAEIVARRYNVSREAQDTYALQSQQRTARAQAEGLFDDEIVPMHVKYQVEDKATGEKSIIDGIVAHDDCNRADTTLESLAALKPVFADDGSVTAGNASQLSDGASMTLVMSLEKAIELGLKPLAFFRGFVAAGCEPDEMGIGPVFSVPKLLKAKGLSVADIDLWELNEAFASQCLYARDRLEIDNAKYNVNGGSISIGHPFGMTGSRQVGHLVRELQRRNLRYGIVTMCVGGGMGATGLFEAVR; encoded by the coding sequence ATGCGTGAAGTGGTGATCGTTGACAGCGTACGGACTGGTTTGGCCAAGTCCTTTCGTGGCAAGTTCAATCTGACCCGTCCAGACGACATGGCGGCTCACTGCGTCAATGCACTGCTGGCGCGCACCGGTATCGACCCGGCGCTGGTGGATGACTGCATCGTTGGTGCCGGCTCCAATGAAGGCGCTCAGGGCATGAACATTGGTCGCAACGTGGCCGTGCTGTCCGGCCTGGGCACCAATGTGGCGGGCATGACCCTCAACCGTTTCTGCTCCTCGGGCCTGCAGGCCATTGCGATTGCAGCCAATCAGGTGGCGTCGGGTTGCAGCGATGTGATCGTGGCGGGTGGCGTCGAGTCGATCACCATGACCCTGAAAAGCATGAACACGCAGAACCTGTTCAACCCGGTGCTGCAAAAAGATCTGCCGGGTATCTATTACCCCATGGGTCAGACCGCCGAGATCGTTGCTCGTCGTTACAACGTCAGCCGCGAAGCCCAGGATACCTATGCCCTGCAGAGCCAGCAGCGCACTGCGCGGGCGCAGGCTGAAGGTCTGTTCGATGATGAAATCGTGCCGATGCACGTCAAGTATCAGGTCGAAGACAAAGCCACCGGCGAGAAGAGCATCATCGATGGCATCGTCGCTCACGACGACTGCAACCGTGCCGACACCACTCTGGAAAGCCTGGCCGCGCTCAAACCGGTATTTGCCGACGACGGGTCGGTCACCGCTGGCAATGCCTCGCAGCTGTCCGATGGCGCCTCGATGACTCTGGTGATGAGCCTGGAAAAAGCCATCGAACTAGGCCTCAAGCCGCTGGCGTTCTTCCGCGGCTTTGTGGCCGCCGGCTGCGAGCCGGATGAGATGGGCATTGGTCCGGTGTTCTCGGTGCCTAAGCTGCTCAAGGCCAAGGGTCTGAGTGTTGCCGATATCGACCTCTGGGAGCTTAACGAGGCGTTTGCTTCGCAGTGCCTGTACGCGCGCGACCGTCTGGAAATTGACAACGCCAAGTACAACGTCAATGGCGGCTCGATTTCCATCGGCCATCCGTTCGGTATGACCGGCTCGCGCCAGGTTGGTCATCTGGTGCGTGAGCTGCAGCGACGTAACCTGCGTTACGGCATCGTCACCATGTGTGTGGGCGGCGGCATGGGCGCGACCGGGTTGTTTGAAGCCGTGCGCTGA
- a CDS encoding DUF6316 family protein, whose protein sequence is MFGQRNVDHSPGTHYRSERVSAVNGQYFFSTREGTLEGPYFNRTDAEREIAFYIRRMAQANEIIESRAF, encoded by the coding sequence ATGTTCGGTCAACGTAATGTCGATCACAGCCCTGGCACCCACTACCGCAGTGAACGCGTTAGCGCGGTCAACGGCCAATACTTCTTCTCCACCCGCGAGGGCACCCTGGAAGGCCCCTACTTCAACCGAACGGATGCCGAGCGAGAGATTGCCTTTTATATCCGTCGAATGGCTCAGGCCAACGAGATCATCGAAAGCCGTGCATTCTGA
- the pap gene encoding polyphosphate:AMP phosphotransferase, whose amino-acid sequence MFESAEIGRRIDKETFEAEAPALREALLEAQYELQQQGRFAVLILINGIEGAGKGETVKLLNEWMDARLIQVNTFDQQTDEELARPPAWRYWRQLPPKGRIGIFFGNWYSQMLQGRVHGRIKNAVLDQAIDSTLGMERMLCDEGTLIFKFWFHLSKLQMKARLKALQDDPLHSWRISPLDWQQSKTYDKFVRVGERVLRRTSRDYAPWYVVEGVDEYYRSLTVGRILLDGLQAALKAKTRPVPHPHAAPLTSSLDQRGLIDSLDMSQALDKELYAEQLVIEQARLSSLMRDKRMRRHSLIAVFEGNDAAGKGGAIRRVIGALDPRQYRIVPVAAPTEEERAQPYLWRFWRHIPPRGKFTVFDRSWYGRVLVERVEGFCSTGDWLRAYGEINDFEEQLSEAGVVLVKFWLSIDQQTQLERFKAREQIPFKRFKITEEDWRNREKWPLYRDAIGDMVDRTSTEIAPWTLVEANDKRFARIKVLRTINEALEAAFGKD is encoded by the coding sequence ATGTTCGAATCCGCCGAGATCGGCCGCCGTATTGATAAAGAAACTTTTGAAGCCGAGGCTCCCGCGCTACGCGAAGCGTTGCTTGAGGCGCAGTACGAGTTGCAGCAGCAAGGACGTTTTGCCGTGCTTATTCTGATCAACGGGATCGAAGGTGCGGGTAAGGGAGAGACGGTCAAGCTGCTTAACGAGTGGATGGATGCGCGGCTGATTCAGGTCAATACCTTCGACCAGCAGACCGATGAGGAGCTGGCGCGACCGCCGGCCTGGCGTTACTGGCGGCAACTGCCCCCCAAGGGGCGTATCGGCATCTTCTTTGGTAACTGGTACAGCCAGATGCTGCAGGGGCGGGTGCATGGGCGGATTAAGAATGCCGTGCTTGACCAGGCCATCGATAGCACCCTGGGGATGGAGCGCATGCTCTGCGATGAGGGTACGCTGATCTTCAAGTTCTGGTTCCATCTATCCAAGCTGCAGATGAAAGCGCGCCTCAAGGCGCTGCAGGACGACCCGCTGCACAGCTGGCGGATCAGTCCGCTGGACTGGCAGCAATCAAAAACCTACGACAAATTTGTACGTGTCGGCGAGCGTGTGTTGCGCCGCACCAGTCGCGACTACGCGCCCTGGTATGTGGTGGAAGGCGTGGATGAGTATTACCGCAGCCTGACGGTCGGGCGCATTCTGCTCGATGGCTTGCAAGCCGCGTTGAAGGCCAAGACGCGCCCCGTGCCCCATCCTCATGCTGCGCCGCTGACCTCCAGTCTCGATCAGCGCGGGCTGATCGACAGCCTGGACATGAGTCAGGCGCTGGATAAGGAGTTGTACGCTGAACAGTTGGTTATCGAACAGGCTCGCTTGTCCAGCCTGATGCGTGATAAGCGCATGCGTCGCCATTCGTTGATTGCAGTGTTCGAAGGCAATGATGCGGCCGGCAAGGGTGGGGCGATTCGTCGGGTGATTGGTGCGCTCGATCCCCGTCAGTACCGCATCGTCCCGGTTGCCGCGCCGACCGAAGAAGAGCGCGCGCAGCCCTATCTGTGGCGTTTCTGGCGGCACATTCCGCCGCGCGGCAAGTTCACCGTGTTTGACCGCTCCTGGTATGGCCGAGTGTTGGTGGAACGGGTCGAGGGCTTTTGCAGCACCGGCGACTGGCTGCGCGCCTATGGCGAGATCAATGACTTCGAAGAGCAGCTCAGCGAAGCCGGCGTGGTGTTGGTGAAGTTCTGGCTGTCGATCGATCAGCAAACCCAGCTGGAACGCTTCAAGGCGCGCGAGCAGATTCCTTTCAAGCGTTTCAAAATCACCGAAGAAGACTGGCGCAATCGCGAGAAATGGCCGCTGTACCGCGATGCAATTGGCGATATGGTCGATCGCACCAGCACCGAGATCGCCCCGTGGACGTTAGTGGAAGCCAATGACAAGCGCTTTGCCCGGATCAAGGTGCTGCGCACTATCAATGAAGCGCTTGAGGCCGCATTCGGCAAAGACTGA
- a CDS encoding BLUF domain-containing protein, which produces MIELCYVSSANERYKSKDLVQLLTQVRAKNQRLGITGLLLYDGTGTFIQALEGDNKIIESLFDVIKADSRHKRVNLLGIHEIHERSFGGWSMGFRSLDHPEITSLNGFSEFLNVSPDTFNQKVQTESGFALRMLSYFRQQALAETEDKHDI; this is translated from the coding sequence ATGATTGAGCTTTGTTATGTCAGTAGTGCCAATGAGAGATACAAATCAAAAGATTTGGTGCAGTTACTGACCCAGGTAAGAGCAAAAAATCAGCGTCTTGGCATTACGGGTCTATTACTCTATGACGGAACCGGCACCTTTATTCAGGCCCTTGAAGGTGATAATAAAATAATAGAGTCGTTATTTGATGTTATCAAAGCCGATAGCCGGCACAAGAGAGTCAATTTGCTCGGCATCCACGAAATCCACGAGCGTTCGTTTGGGGGCTGGAGTATGGGTTTTCGCTCATTAGATCATCCTGAAATAACCAGCCTGAATGGTTTTTCTGAGTTCTTGAATGTTTCGCCAGATACCTTTAATCAAAAAGTACAAACGGAATCAGGTTTTGCTTTAAGGATGTTGTCTTACTTTAGGCAGCAGGCATTGGCTGAGACAGAAGATAAACATGATATTTAA
- a CDS encoding DMT family transporter, whose amino-acid sequence MHVSSGRWLYGLFLALLTALLWGVLPIKLKEVLQVMDPVTVTWFRLLVSGSILLAYLAASKRLPAFRPLGKKGVWLLLLAIAGLTANYVLYLVGLNLLSPGTTQLVIQVAPILLLISSLFVFRERFSLGQGLGLLVLLIGFVLFFNQRLDELLTSLTAYTTGVLIVLLAAFVWAFYGLAQKQLLTVWNSLQVMMVIYLACAMLLTPWAHPLQALELSPLQGWLLFACCLNTLVAYGAFAEALAHWEASRVSAALAITPLVTFASVALAASWWPDHVQPEQINWLAYGGAVLVVLGSALTALGPSLVASWKARKSGVMPVGALK is encoded by the coding sequence ATGCATGTTTCCTCCGGTCGTTGGCTGTATGGGTTGTTCCTGGCACTGTTAACGGCGTTGTTATGGGGCGTACTGCCGATCAAGCTCAAGGAAGTGCTGCAGGTGATGGACCCGGTTACGGTGACCTGGTTTCGCTTGCTGGTTTCCGGCTCTATCCTGCTCGCCTATCTGGCGGCCAGCAAACGCTTGCCCGCCTTCCGTCCGTTGGGCAAGAAGGGCGTATGGCTGTTGCTGCTGGCGATAGCCGGGTTGACCGCCAACTATGTGCTTTATCTGGTTGGCCTCAATTTGCTCAGCCCCGGTACTACGCAGCTGGTGATTCAGGTTGCGCCAATTTTGTTGTTGATCAGCAGTCTGTTTGTCTTCCGCGAGCGTTTCAGCCTTGGCCAGGGGCTGGGCTTGTTGGTGCTGCTGATCGGTTTTGTCTTGTTCTTTAATCAACGTCTGGATGAGCTGCTGACTTCACTGACGGCCTACACCACCGGTGTGTTGATCGTGCTGCTGGCGGCGTTTGTCTGGGCGTTCTATGGCTTGGCGCAGAAACAGTTGCTGACGGTGTGGAACTCGCTGCAGGTGATGATGGTGATCTACCTGGCCTGCGCCATGCTGCTGACGCCTTGGGCACATCCGCTGCAAGCGTTGGAGTTGAGCCCGCTGCAGGGTTGGTTGCTGTTTGCCTGTTGCCTGAACACGCTGGTGGCTTATGGCGCGTTTGCCGAAGCGTTGGCGCATTGGGAGGCTTCGCGGGTCAGTGCGGCATTGGCGATTACCCCGTTGGTGACGTTTGCCTCGGTGGCGCTGGCTGCCAGCTGGTGGCCTGATCATGTGCAGCCTGAGCAGATCAACTGGCTAGCCTATGGTGGCGCAGTACTGGTGGTGCTGGGGTCAGCGTTGACGGCGCTCGGCCCATCCCTGGTCGCCAGCTGGAAAGCCCGCAAGAGCGGCGTGATGCCTGTAGGAGCCCTGAAATGA